A genome region from Cognatishimia activa includes the following:
- a CDS encoding FAD-binding oxidoreductase yields the protein MALDTIESVISELKSLLGERLSTGSSVRNLHSHDQAYATPAQPDAVAFPETTEEVSQIVKICARYKCPVVPYGVGTSLEGQVIPIQGGISIDTSRMNKILAVNPEDLDAVVQPGVTRKQLNTELRATGLMFTVDPGADATLGGMAATRASGTNTVRYGTMRENTLALEVVLADGTIIETGTRARKSSAGYDLTKLMVGSEGTLGIITKLTVRLYGQPEAISAATCAFPSVDDAVNSVILAIQSGLPMARIELLDEVQMKGMNIYNPDLSFPEKPHLFLEFHGSDAGVAEQVEAFGDIASEFGGEAFQWATKTEDRNRLWEARHNAYYAAISLRQGARPVVTDACVPISALAEAINRTKAEIAEAGLLAPVVGHVGDGNFHLSILIDPEDPEEFAKAKSLASSLNKMALELEGTVTGEHGVGTGKMPYLIEEHGAALNVMATIKKALDPDNIMNPGKMVQIN from the coding sequence ATGGCCCTTGATACAATCGAATCTGTGATATCTGAACTCAAATCTCTTCTCGGTGAGCGCCTGTCCACGGGCAGCTCTGTGCGTAACCTGCACAGCCATGACCAGGCCTATGCAACGCCTGCTCAGCCGGACGCAGTGGCCTTTCCGGAAACCACCGAAGAGGTCTCACAGATCGTGAAAATCTGTGCGCGCTACAAGTGCCCTGTGGTGCCTTATGGGGTCGGAACCTCTCTGGAGGGGCAGGTGATACCAATCCAAGGCGGCATCTCGATTGACACCAGCCGCATGAACAAGATTCTCGCGGTGAATCCCGAGGATCTGGACGCCGTGGTGCAACCCGGCGTCACGCGCAAGCAACTCAACACCGAATTGCGCGCAACCGGCCTCATGTTCACCGTTGATCCCGGAGCCGATGCCACCCTCGGCGGCATGGCGGCGACGCGTGCATCCGGCACGAATACCGTGCGCTACGGCACAATGCGCGAGAACACTTTGGCGCTAGAGGTCGTTCTGGCGGACGGCACGATCATCGAAACCGGCACCCGCGCGCGGAAATCTTCGGCTGGCTATGATTTGACCAAGCTGATGGTCGGCTCGGAAGGCACCCTTGGGATCATCACCAAACTGACCGTCCGGCTTTATGGGCAACCCGAGGCGATCTCGGCCGCGACCTGCGCCTTTCCTTCGGTCGATGATGCGGTGAATTCGGTGATCCTCGCCATCCAATCCGGTCTGCCCATGGCACGGATTGAGCTTTTGGACGAGGTTCAGATGAAGGGGATGAACATCTATAACCCCGATCTGAGTTTCCCTGAAAAACCTCATCTTTTCCTTGAGTTCCACGGATCAGACGCCGGCGTCGCCGAGCAGGTCGAAGCCTTCGGCGACATCGCGTCAGAATTCGGCGGAGAGGCCTTTCAATGGGCCACCAAGACGGAGGATCGCAACCGCCTCTGGGAAGCCCGCCACAATGCCTATTACGCCGCCATCAGCCTGCGCCAGGGCGCGCGCCCCGTGGTGACCGATGCCTGCGTGCCGATTTCCGCGCTGGCCGAAGCGATCAACCGCACCAAAGCCGAGATCGCAGAGGCTGGCCTTCTGGCCCCGGTCGTCGGCCACGTTGGGGATGGCAATTTCCACCTTTCAATCCTGATTGATCCCGAAGATCCAGAGGAGTTCGCAAAGGCAAAATCGCTGGCCTCGTCGTTGAACAAAATGGCGCTGGAACTCGAAGGAACCGTGACTGGTGAGCACGGGGTCGGCACCGGAAAAATGCCCTATCTGATCGAGGAACATGGCGCGGCGTTGAATGTCATGGCGACGATCAAGAAGGCGCTTGATCCAGACAACATCATGAACCCTGGAAAGATGGTTCAGATCAACTGA
- the amaB gene encoding L-piperidine-6-carboxylate dehydrogenase translates to MSHMEILKASGFGEAELGGGTLSVATPVDGSEIAKLSEHSVAEANAMIDKAHDAFLKWRRVPAPRRGEYVRLLGEELRREKDNLGALVTLECGKILQEGLGEVQEMIDICDFAVGLSRQLYGLTIASERPGHSMRETWHPMGVCGVITAFNFPVAPWCWNAALALVCGDPVIWKPSEKTPLTALAVQKICERVSAQFGDDAPDGLTQVLVGERELGEAMTAHKKVAIISATGSVPMGRAVAADMSKRLGKTILELGGNNAMIVAPSADLEMALRAIVFSAVGTAGQRCTTLRRLIVHEDVYDALVPRLIKAYEGLPIGDPLAEGTLVGPLIDDQALRAMDAALEKAKSEGGTVHGGGQALTGSHGAAAYANPAIVEMPSQSEIMHHETFAPILYVVKYKTLEQAIDMQNEVPQGLSSCIFSTDVRETELFLSAAGSDCGIANVNIGPSGAEIGGAFGGEKDTGGGRESGSDAWKAYMRRQTNTVNYSRELPLAQGIKFDF, encoded by the coding sequence ATGTCTCATATGGAAATCCTGAAGGCCTCTGGTTTTGGCGAGGCAGAACTTGGTGGTGGCACATTGTCCGTCGCAACCCCAGTGGATGGGTCCGAGATTGCCAAGCTGTCTGAGCATTCCGTGGCTGAGGCCAATGCGATGATCGACAAAGCGCATGACGCCTTCTTGAAATGGCGCAGGGTCCCTGCCCCTCGGCGTGGCGAATATGTGCGTCTGCTGGGCGAAGAGCTGCGGCGCGAGAAGGACAATCTGGGTGCTTTGGTGACGCTGGAGTGCGGGAAGATCCTGCAGGAAGGCCTCGGCGAAGTACAGGAAATGATTGACATTTGTGACTTTGCAGTGGGCTTGTCGCGCCAGCTTTATGGCTTGACGATCGCGTCGGAACGCCCGGGGCATTCCATGCGCGAGACCTGGCATCCGATGGGGGTCTGCGGCGTGATCACGGCGTTTAACTTCCCTGTTGCGCCATGGTGCTGGAACGCGGCCTTGGCGCTGGTGTGCGGGGATCCGGTGATCTGGAAACCTTCGGAGAAAACACCGCTGACAGCGCTGGCGGTGCAGAAAATCTGCGAGCGGGTCTCTGCGCAATTTGGAGATGATGCGCCTGACGGGCTGACGCAAGTTCTGGTCGGCGAACGGGAGCTGGGTGAGGCGATGACCGCCCATAAGAAGGTCGCGATCATTTCGGCGACGGGGTCTGTGCCCATGGGCCGCGCCGTGGCGGCGGATATGTCCAAGCGTTTGGGAAAAACCATCCTTGAGTTGGGCGGCAACAACGCCATGATCGTGGCCCCTTCGGCGGATCTGGAAATGGCGCTAAGGGCGATTGTGTTCTCGGCCGTTGGTACTGCGGGTCAGCGGTGCACCACATTGCGCCGTTTAATTGTGCATGAGGACGTCTATGACGCTTTGGTCCCACGTCTGATCAAAGCTTATGAGGGCCTGCCGATCGGCGATCCTCTGGCGGAGGGCACGCTTGTGGGGCCTCTGATCGATGATCAAGCGCTGCGTGCAATGGATGCGGCACTTGAGAAGGCGAAGTCTGAAGGTGGCACGGTGCATGGCGGCGGACAGGCGCTGACAGGCAGCCATGGGGCCGCGGCCTATGCCAATCCGGCGATTGTCGAGATGCCGAGCCAGAGCGAAATCATGCATCACGAGACCTTTGCGCCGATCCTCTATGTGGTGAAATACAAGACGCTGGAACAGGCAATTGATATGCAGAACGAGGTCCCGCAAGGTCTGAGTTCCTGTATCTTCTCAACCGACGTGCGCGAGACGGAATTGTTCCTGTCTGCGGCGGGGTCTGATTGCGGGATTGCCAACGTGAATATCGGGCCTTCGGGTGCGGAAATCGGCGGTGCTTTCGGTGGGGAAAAAGACACCGGTGGTGGACGTGAAAGTGGGTCTGACGCGTGGAAAGCTTATATGCGGCGTCAGACCAATACGGTGAACTATTCCCGCGAGCTGCCCTTGGCTCAGGGGATCAAGTTCGACTTTTAA
- a CDS encoding ACP S-malonyltransferase, whose translation MTTAVVICPGRGTYNATELGYLARNFPYADLLDAFDAQRAGLGQDSLRALDGADRFVLSKHTRGDNASGLIYAATYGDFASINGDIEVIAVTGNSMGWYSALACAGAVTPENGFRIANTMGSFMQEAMIGGQLIYPWVNENWVPLPALRQTLQDLIAEIDARADHVLSVSIDLGGMLVLAGNEQGLSAFEQAVEPAQERFPMRLSNHAGFHSMLQAPVAERGRAALHAALFGQPDLPMIDGRGHIWWPGASDPSALWDYTLGHQVTETYDFTAAITTAAREFAPDIFIVTGPGTTLGGAIAQSLIQVDWQGMRNKTDFKEKQDAGPLLVSMGMESQRALVI comes from the coding sequence ATGACGACCGCTGTTGTGATTTGCCCCGGACGCGGGACCTACAATGCAACGGAGCTGGGGTATTTGGCACGCAACTTCCCCTACGCGGATCTTTTGGACGCCTTTGATGCGCAACGCGCGGGTTTGGGGCAAGACAGCCTGCGGGCTTTGGACGGTGCGGATCGCTTTGTCCTGTCCAAACATACGCGGGGCGACAATGCCTCGGGCCTGATCTATGCCGCGACCTATGGGGATTTTGCCTCGATTAACGGCGACATCGAGGTCATCGCAGTTACGGGCAATTCGATGGGCTGGTATTCCGCGCTGGCCTGTGCGGGGGCCGTGACGCCTGAGAACGGGTTCAGGATCGCCAATACGATGGGTAGCTTCATGCAAGAGGCGATGATTGGTGGGCAGTTGATCTATCCTTGGGTGAATGAAAACTGGGTGCCCCTGCCTGCATTGCGTCAAACTCTTCAGGATTTGATCGCAGAGATTGATGCGCGCGCGGATCACGTTCTGAGCGTTTCAATTGATTTGGGCGGCATGTTGGTGCTGGCTGGGAATGAACAAGGTTTGAGCGCTTTTGAGCAGGCAGTCGAACCCGCGCAGGAGCGGTTTCCGATGCGGTTGAGCAACCACGCGGGGTTTCATTCTATGTTGCAGGCGCCGGTTGCCGAGCGTGGACGGGCTGCCCTGCACGCTGCGCTTTTTGGGCAGCCGGATCTGCCGATGATTGATGGGCGCGGACATATCTGGTGGCCCGGCGCGAGCGACCCGAGTGCCTTGTGGGACTACACCCTGGGGCATCAAGTCACCGAAACCTATGATTTTACCGCCGCGATCACCACGGCCGCGCGTGAATTCGCGCCGGATATCTTCATCGTGACCGGGCCTGGCACCACGCTGGGCGGCGCGATCGCGCAATCTCTGATCCAAGTGGATTGGCAGGGCATGCGCAACAAAACCGATTTCAAAGAGAAACAGGACGCAGGCCCTCTGCTTGTGTCCATGGGAATGGAGAGCCAGCGCGCGCTGGTCATCTAG
- a CDS encoding dehydrogenase E1 component subunit alpha/beta, with translation MDRAAIVEENFLRRVAAGDMPGGLPAAGPLGNADAVGLFHAQCLSRALDLQSRAMQSKRQGFYTIGSSGHEGLAAIAWALRPTDTAFLHYRDAAFQIARSMQVPGQNPAWDMLLSFACSSEDPISGGRHKVLGSKALNIPPQTSTIASHLPKAVGAAYAIGAAKRLKPEHMEFPEDSIVYCSFGDASANHSTAQGAFNAAGWAAYQSVPMPLLFCCEDNGIGISTKTPTGWIAANFQNRPGITYFHCNGLDIFETYRVAQQAADYVRSRRKPALLHVKTVRLYGHAGADVATSYLPKAEVEAQEANDPLLHTVRLLKEREAAAPSDCLKIYQDTRKRVARIAGEVVTRPHLKTASDVMASLIPPKRHCAPTNGPSEAARAEAFGSDLRTMGEPQIMSKLINWAMTDLMLTHPDIVMMGEDVGLKGGVYGVTQKLQQRFGADRMIDTLLDEQSILGLAIGMGQNGFTPMPEIQFLAYLHNAEDQIRGEAATLSFFSKGQFTNPMVLRIAGLGYQKGFGGHFHNDNSIAVLRDIPGVVLAIPSNGADAAKMLRECVRLARKEQRVVAFLEPIALYPMRDLHKDKDGGWMQTYPAPDETIALGEVGVDGDGTDLAIVTFGNGTYLSHQARKSLDAKGIKTRIIDLRWISPLPKEALTAAVVGCETVLIVDETRHSGGVAEALMAHFHEIGVARLARETSEDSFIATGPAYAATMPSAESIVAAALALVEGAR, from the coding sequence ATGGATCGCGCGGCGATTGTCGAAGAGAACTTCCTGAGGCGCGTGGCAGCAGGCGATATGCCGGGCGGATTGCCTGCTGCAGGGCCGCTTGGGAATGCGGATGCGGTCGGGCTGTTTCATGCGCAATGCCTGAGCCGAGCGCTGGATCTGCAGAGCCGCGCGATGCAAAGCAAGCGGCAGGGGTTTTACACAATTGGGTCTTCCGGCCACGAAGGTCTGGCGGCCATTGCCTGGGCCTTGCGTCCCACGGATACGGCCTTTCTGCATTATCGCGACGCAGCCTTCCAGATCGCGCGGTCCATGCAGGTGCCGGGGCAAAATCCTGCATGGGATATGCTCTTGTCCTTTGCCTGCTCGTCTGAGGATCCGATCTCTGGGGGGCGGCACAAGGTTCTGGGATCCAAGGCGCTGAATATCCCGCCACAGACCTCGACGATTGCCAGTCATCTGCCCAAGGCAGTTGGCGCAGCCTATGCGATTGGGGCGGCAAAGCGCCTCAAGCCCGAACATATGGAATTCCCTGAAGATTCAATTGTCTACTGTAGCTTTGGCGATGCCTCTGCAAACCATTCCACAGCACAAGGCGCGTTCAATGCGGCGGGCTGGGCGGCCTATCAGTCGGTGCCGATGCCTCTGCTGTTTTGCTGTGAAGACAATGGGATCGGGATTTCGACCAAAACGCCTACGGGTTGGATTGCGGCCAATTTTCAGAACCGCCCGGGGATCACGTATTTCCATTGCAATGGGCTGGATATCTTTGAGACCTACCGCGTCGCGCAACAAGCCGCCGACTATGTCCGCTCACGACGCAAACCTGCGCTGTTGCATGTCAAAACCGTCCGCCTTTACGGCCACGCCGGTGCCGATGTCGCGACCTCTTACCTGCCCAAAGCCGAGGTCGAAGCGCAGGAAGCCAATGATCCCTTGTTGCATACGGTGCGGTTGCTCAAAGAGCGAGAAGCGGCCGCGCCGAGCGACTGCCTTAAGATCTATCAAGACACCCGCAAACGCGTGGCCCGGATTGCGGGCGAAGTCGTCACCCGCCCGCATTTGAAAACCGCAAGCGACGTGATGGCCTCGCTGATCCCGCCCAAACGCCACTGCGCGCCGACCAACGGCCCTTCAGAGGCCGCGCGAGCTGAGGCTTTTGGCTCTGACCTGCGCACCATGGGCGAGCCGCAGATCATGTCCAAGCTCATCAACTGGGCGATGACAGATCTGATGCTGACCCATCCAGATATCGTCATGATGGGCGAGGATGTTGGCCTGAAAGGCGGCGTCTATGGCGTGACGCAAAAACTGCAACAGCGGTTTGGGGCGGACCGGATGATCGACACGCTACTGGATGAGCAGAGCATCCTTGGGCTGGCGATTGGCATGGGGCAAAACGGCTTTACGCCGATGCCAGAAATCCAGTTTCTAGCCTATCTGCACAACGCCGAGGACCAGATCCGCGGAGAAGCTGCGACACTGTCCTTCTTTTCCAAAGGGCAATTCACCAACCCGATGGTGCTTCGGATCGCGGGGCTTGGCTATCAAAAGGGTTTTGGCGGGCATTTCCACAATGACAACTCAATCGCGGTTCTGCGCGACATTCCAGGGGTGGTCCTGGCGATCCCGTCCAATGGCGCGGATGCCGCGAAAATGCTGCGGGAATGCGTGCGGCTGGCGCGCAAGGAACAGCGGGTTGTGGCCTTCCTTGAACCGATTGCGCTCTATCCGATGCGGGATCTGCACAAGGACAAAGACGGGGGCTGGATGCAGACCTACCCTGCACCGGATGAGACCATCGCACTTGGCGAAGTGGGCGTGGATGGCGATGGCACAGATCTGGCCATCGTGACCTTCGGCAATGGCACCTACCTTAGCCACCAAGCGCGCAAATCCCTTGACGCCAAGGGGATCAAAACGCGGATTATCGACCTGCGCTGGATATCTCCCCTGCCGAAAGAGGCGCTAACTGCGGCGGTTGTGGGCTGTGAGACCGTGTTGATCGTCGATGAAACCCGCCATTCCGGCGGTGTGGCCGAGGCATTGATGGCGCATTTTCATGAGATAGGCGTTGCGCGGCTGGCGCGGGAAACATCAGAGGACAGCTTTATTGCGACGGGCCCAGCCTATGCGGCCACGATGCCTTCGGCTGAGAGCATTGTGGCGGCGGCTCTCGCGTTGGTGGAGGGCGCGCGATGA
- a CDS encoding acyl-CoA dehydrogenase, translating to MAHSDQPGFGPDLASFDWEDPFLLKDQLDEDERMLSEAAHVFAQEKLLPRVTAAYAEERVEPEIFAEMGAAGLLGATISEDLGGLGANYVTYGLIAREVERVDSGYRSMMSVQSSLVMYPIDAYGSDAQRQKYLPKLALGEWIGCFGLTEPDAGSDPAGMKTRATKVDGGYVLNGSKMWISNSPIADVFVVWAKSDAHDGKIRGFVLEKGMKGLSAPKIEGKLSLRASVTGEIVMEDVEVGEDALLPGVQGLKGPFGCLNRARYGIGWGSMGAAEDCWHRARSYGLDRKQFGRPLAQTQLFQKKLADMQTEITLGLQAALRVGRLMDQGKAAPEMISLIKRNNCGKALDIARHARDMHGGNGISQEFHVIRHAANLETVNTYEGTHDVHALILGRAQTGLQAFF from the coding sequence GTGGCGCATTCTGATCAACCTGGTTTCGGTCCCGACCTTGCAAGTTTTGATTGGGAGGATCCGTTTCTGCTGAAAGATCAGCTGGATGAAGACGAGCGGATGCTGTCAGAGGCAGCCCATGTGTTCGCGCAGGAAAAACTTTTGCCGCGTGTGACAGCGGCCTATGCCGAGGAACGGGTCGAGCCCGAGATATTCGCCGAAATGGGCGCGGCTGGGCTTTTGGGGGCAACGATTTCCGAAGATCTGGGGGGCTTGGGCGCGAATTATGTGACCTACGGCTTGATCGCACGCGAGGTCGAGCGGGTGGACAGCGGGTACCGGTCTATGATGTCGGTGCAGAGCTCTTTGGTGATGTATCCGATTGATGCTTATGGATCTGATGCCCAGCGCCAGAAGTACCTCCCGAAACTCGCTTTGGGTGAATGGATTGGCTGTTTTGGCCTGACGGAACCGGATGCGGGATCAGACCCTGCCGGCATGAAGACCCGCGCGACCAAGGTCGATGGCGGCTATGTGCTGAACGGCTCCAAGATGTGGATTTCCAACAGCCCGATTGCGGATGTTTTCGTGGTTTGGGCGAAGTCTGACGCCCATGATGGCAAGATCCGCGGCTTCGTGCTGGAAAAGGGCATGAAGGGGCTGTCTGCGCCGAAAATCGAGGGAAAACTCTCGCTGCGCGCGTCGGTCACGGGCGAGATCGTCATGGAAGATGTCGAGGTTGGCGAGGACGCGCTTTTGCCGGGTGTTCAAGGGCTTAAGGGCCCGTTTGGATGTTTGAACCGCGCGCGATACGGGATCGGTTGGGGCTCGATGGGGGCGGCTGAGGATTGCTGGCATCGGGCGCGCTCTTACGGGCTGGATCGCAAGCAATTCGGTAGGCCTTTGGCGCAGACACAGCTGTTTCAGAAAAAGCTCGCGGATATGCAGACCGAGATCACTCTGGGCCTGCAGGCGGCGTTGCGCGTGGGGCGCTTGATGGATCAAGGCAAAGCGGCACCTGAGATGATCAGCCTGATCAAACGCAACAACTGCGGTAAAGCGCTGGACATCGCGCGGCACGCGCGGGACATGCATGGCGGCAATGGGATCAGCCAGGAATTCCATGTGATCCGCCATGCGGCCAACCTCGAGACTGTGAACACCTATGAGGGCACTCACGATGTGCATGCGTTGATCCTTGGCCGCGCGCAGACTGGCCTTCAGGCGTTCTTCTAG
- a CDS encoding LysR substrate-binding domain-containing protein gives MKPDNLPSTSVLRCFEAAAKHQSYTVAAEELQVTQGAISRQIKELEALMGVTLFRREGRGIALTDAGRSFADRLSPDLERLRQSITLARAAGQGGKILSIAVLPTFATRWLVPRLPSFQKQYPDVQLTFYSRAEPFDLAAEGIDLAIQFGREEWGGITLAELCPEDLAVVAAPDLVARFQVTSPKDIMRLPRLHLLSRKSAWPQYVADLGLTRDDIMQGTLFDQFSTMIAAAIEGMGAAIVPSYLIETELTGGALKVLGRPKSQGQSYFVATRAGEVNLMAEAFKTWIRREARASFKQRSTAS, from the coding sequence ATGAAACCCGATAACTTGCCATCTACCTCCGTCCTGCGCTGCTTTGAGGCGGCGGCAAAGCACCAAAGCTACACCGTCGCGGCCGAAGAGCTGCAGGTGACACAAGGCGCGATCAGCCGTCAGATCAAAGAGCTTGAGGCCCTGATGGGCGTGACGCTCTTTCGCCGCGAAGGGCGCGGGATTGCCCTGACGGACGCGGGTCGCAGTTTTGCAGATCGCCTGTCGCCGGATCTGGAACGCCTCAGGCAGTCGATAACACTGGCCCGCGCGGCTGGGCAGGGGGGCAAGATCCTGTCCATCGCTGTGCTACCCACCTTCGCGACCCGTTGGCTGGTGCCGCGTCTTCCGAGTTTCCAAAAGCAATACCCGGATGTGCAGCTCACTTTCTACAGCCGCGCCGAACCCTTTGATCTGGCCGCCGAAGGCATTGATCTGGCAATTCAGTTTGGCCGCGAGGAATGGGGTGGCATCACGCTTGCCGAACTCTGCCCAGAGGATCTCGCCGTCGTCGCCGCGCCTGATCTGGTCGCGCGGTTTCAGGTGACGTCTCCCAAAGACATCATGCGCCTACCCCGCCTGCACCTTCTCAGCCGCAAGAGCGCCTGGCCTCAGTACGTCGCGGATCTGGGGCTCACGCGGGATGATATCATGCAGGGGACGCTCTTTGATCAGTTCTCAACTATGATTGCCGCCGCAATCGAAGGCATGGGCGCGGCAATTGTGCCCAGCTACCTGATTGAAACCGAACTCACCGGCGGCGCGCTGAAAGTTTTGGGGCGGCCCAAATCGCAAGGGCAATCCTATTTTGTGGCAACGCGCGCCGGCGAGGTGAATCTGATGGCCGAGGCCTTCAAGACCTGGATTCGCCGCGAAGCCCGTGCGTCGTTCAAACAGCGCAGCACTGCAAGCTAA
- a CDS encoding LysR family transcriptional regulator, with the protein MPNKLPPLPALQAFEAAARHENFAAAAQELNLSQSAVSHRVRGLEHHLGYPLFERLPRGLRLTEAAKAYLPSVRRAFEDILSATSGVFGHRGGKTLHLRAPVSYTALWLGPLVTDFTQEFPGIRVNLSSSIWVDRLAVGGTDIELRLGRGHWPGYEARPLFHDALVPVCSAETAKELGSPATPQAIAQHALVHVMGPEDQWSKFFAHYDVDRPTKTTDIGVDSSMGASEITLTSNRVTLMQEKLAARVHTSGRLVALSHLSVLPDEAMYLLTPVTTEPRNASAVLFENWLKDRLAP; encoded by the coding sequence ATGCCCAATAAACTGCCCCCTCTTCCCGCCCTTCAGGCCTTTGAGGCCGCGGCCCGCCATGAGAATTTCGCCGCCGCTGCGCAAGAGCTGAACCTCTCGCAATCGGCGGTCAGCCATCGGGTCCGTGGGCTTGAGCATCATTTGGGCTATCCGCTGTTTGAACGCCTACCCCGTGGGTTGCGTCTAACCGAGGCGGCTAAGGCCTATTTGCCATCGGTGCGGCGGGCGTTTGAGGATATTCTCAGCGCCACATCCGGCGTCTTTGGCCATCGCGGCGGCAAGACACTGCATCTGCGGGCTCCGGTCAGCTATACGGCGCTGTGGCTTGGGCCTTTGGTCACGGACTTCACGCAGGAATTTCCTGGCATCCGGGTCAATCTGTCCAGTTCCATATGGGTCGATCGCCTTGCGGTCGGAGGCACAGATATCGAACTGCGCCTTGGACGCGGTCATTGGCCGGGCTATGAGGCGCGGCCCTTGTTTCATGATGCGTTGGTGCCAGTCTGCTCTGCTGAGACGGCGAAAGAACTGGGGTCCCCTGCGACGCCGCAAGCCATTGCCCAGCATGCGTTGGTGCATGTTATGGGACCCGAGGATCAATGGTCCAAGTTTTTTGCCCACTACGATGTGGATCGCCCAACCAAAACCACGGATATCGGCGTGGATTCCTCCATGGGGGCCTCAGAGATAACCCTGACCAGCAATCGCGTTACTCTTATGCAAGAAAAGCTCGCGGCGCGGGTACATACGAGCGGTAGGCTCGTCGCCTTGTCGCATCTGAGCGTGCTGCCGGACGAAGCCATGTATTTGTTGACGCCGGTCACAACGGAGCCGCGCAATGCCAGCGCGGTGCTGTTTGAAAACTGGCTAAAGGACAGGTTGGCGCCTTAG
- a CDS encoding phytanoyl-CoA dioxygenase family protein, with protein sequence MSEPSALTPAQIAAFEEDGFLAIDSLVPPEDLVAIEAEYEALLDRLASALFQKGKISKTYEDLDFGARYAAMIAEYPDLTNYLNISLPLLNEGIDPETFHVHAGPAVFDLMRHPKVLDVVEALIGPEIYASPVQQMRMKPPAQGLHDAVAGHSNVGATTWHQDIVALFEEADDTHQITVWLAITEATIENGCLTSIPASHREGPKVHCSNAAIAREPQVPDKVMGGREGTPLPVKKGGAVLFHKMNVHRALPNLSDGLRWSMDLRYHPTGQASGRPAFPGFVARSAERPDQVLNDPAAWAASWEAARHRILSGQHKGRLFEDTRWNDAAVC encoded by the coding sequence ATGTCCGAACCTTCAGCCCTGACGCCCGCCCAAATCGCCGCTTTCGAAGAAGATGGGTTTCTCGCCATCGACAGCCTTGTGCCGCCCGAGGACCTTGTCGCGATTGAAGCGGAATATGAAGCGCTGCTGGATCGACTGGCATCGGCGCTGTTTCAAAAAGGCAAGATCAGCAAGACCTATGAGGACCTTGATTTTGGGGCGCGATACGCCGCGATGATTGCGGAATATCCCGACCTGACCAACTATTTGAACATATCATTGCCCTTGCTCAACGAAGGCATTGATCCGGAAACCTTCCATGTTCACGCGGGCCCTGCAGTCTTTGATTTGATGCGCCATCCCAAGGTGCTCGATGTGGTTGAGGCTCTGATTGGCCCCGAGATTTACGCAAGCCCGGTGCAGCAAATGCGGATGAAGCCGCCGGCCCAAGGGTTACACGATGCTGTGGCTGGGCATTCCAACGTCGGCGCAACCACTTGGCATCAGGACATCGTCGCCTTGTTTGAAGAGGCCGATGACACGCACCAGATCACCGTCTGGTTGGCGATCACAGAGGCGACGATTGAAAACGGCTGCCTCACGTCTATTCCGGCGTCGCATCGTGAGGGGCCGAAAGTGCATTGTTCCAATGCGGCCATCGCGCGTGAACCGCAGGTGCCTGACAAAGTCATGGGCGGACGTGAGGGCACGCCTTTACCTGTGAAAAAGGGTGGAGCGGTTCTGTTTCACAAGATGAACGTACATCGCGCCTTGCCCAACCTGTCGGACGGCCTGCGCTGGAGCATGGATCTGCGCTATCACCCTACGGGTCAGGCCAGCGGACGTCCGGCTTTTCCGGGGTTTGTCGCGCGCAGTGCCGAGCGTCCTGATCAGGTGCTAAACGATCCCGCGGCATGGGCTGCCTCCTGGGAGGCCGCACGGCACAGGATCCTGTCAGGTCAGCACAAGGGTCGCTTGTTTGAGGACACACGCTGGAACGACGCGGCGGTCTGTTGA